The genome window TGTAGAATTTTaacttatttacttttaatccCATTTAAATTAGTGTTTTATTCTAAACATAAACAGAATTTTAAATTGGATTACATTTGTATCTCAATTCCTAACTCTATTTTAATACTGAACCTGTTCCATTAATTCATTATCATTAGATATTTATTACTAATCATAAGTTTGCtatctaataaaaatattaacgtaaaaatcatttattcatgttgttgttttatagtatattatatatattatatttattggcACTAAACAAATCTAACAGTGAAATGCATTCTTTACATTTATTGCTTACCCTACGTTTCTCCAGTTATAAAATTGCTTTcaacaattcaattataaCTCAAGAATTTCTCAGAAAACGTTTTATTCTTAGCCCAATATTTTTTCCAGGAATATGCTAAAGAAAACAGGGGAAAATGGAATTTTcgaattgttttgttttctattaatttcataCAACAGATTCCAAAGAAGtacgttttcttttttctataTCGGTTCTTAAGGTTCTTAAGTCAACAGAGATTACTTACACATATATTGTTTACCGTTGgctaacataaaaaaaaaaaaaaatattatattgttcGACCCCAACTCTGGCACTTCCTTTCCGGATGGACGGAACAGCAAGGACTTTAAACGTGCGGAAAGCAGTTGGAAGTACGTTTCAACGTTTTCAAATcagtaaatgcaaatgtaaatgtattGAAAGCTCAAATGGGaccaaaggcaaaagcaagaaaaacgaacaacgaaaagaaagaaaaagaatttatGGTAATGTGTAAAATGAAAGAAAgcgaaagaaaagaaaagaattcaAGGACGCAAATGCCGGAAAACGGCAACAAAACCAACggaaaatttaagaaattgtgCCAGACGACTACGCTAAGGCCTTTGTACTTCCTTCGGTTTAGaaatgtgcgagtgtgtgcgagGACGCTGGCAAAAAAAGGATTAAATCAATGTTGCGGAACAAATTGTGTTATGTGGGTAGGTAATACAGACCTATTTCATTTCTTCAAGCTAacaaggcaacagcaactccgGTGGGATGAGGCCTGCTTTCACTTCCTCCTCTTCTGACCTAAGCCTAGACCGCAGTCGACGCGTCGACCCAATTTGATGGTGTCAAAATCACACGAGCGTTAATAATAGGGGATACACATGGTTGGCATgatatgttatgttatgttatgttatgtgtaTGGTTACTCACATAtattaactcaattaactgTTTGCCAAACGTCATTAAAGATCATCAGACGACAGAATGAGTTGGGCCTAAATAACCTAATGccaattgattttaaatacaataaataaatatttgttgtgtgtagagtaatttattttatttaggtATCTTTATTCCTAATTTCACAATTATATCAcaattttctaataaaaaCTATTCGTTATAAATATTAGAGTAAAGCTAGTTCTCCTTCAATTTTATGATCTTGTTTTGCATCAAAGCAGAATCATGCACACAATTATCATTTATATTTCGAAAGTTTGTTTGtgatttaagaataaccttAAGCAATCACCCTCAAATCGCACAATTGAATACAAAACAAACTCTCCGAGACATTGAAACAGTGAAGAAATTGTGTTTCTTTGTTGGCACATTCTATTTCTGGGTTCGACGTGACTTTGGGACCGGCTACTCTGGTGACTTTCGTTTTTCTGGCAATAATATTTCgcttaaaaaaatgttttgcttcttttcattctttttcgGTATAGCACTTGTAAACTTGATGAAAGTTTATCTGGGTTGCGGAGGGGGGAAGCGAAGGCAGAAACcagggcagcagcagcgagaaCCAGAACCGCGGAAGGAACAAAAAGCgagcagcaaaaaataataattgaacgCACTTCACGCAGCTGTTGTCTGGTATGCCTTTggtgttgttgtcattgctgttgttgtggctctGGCTCCTGTTCTGTTCTGTGCTGTGTTGCGAAGAAGGATATGTTGTGTCCTGTGGTCGCCAGcggaaattattatttatattttgtattcggCGCGTGGCATTGTTAGTGCGGCTTGATCACGATACACTTTTTAATATTGCCACATTTTGGCAACGCTCGccatctctctccctctctctcttactctcgcctttttgttttattttaatattttgattaaaatgcatattaaatcTTGGCAATGTAAAAACagtgaagaaaaaaaatggaatgaattaaatacaaattgaagcataaaaatataatataaataatttcctGTGCCCGactgtgctctctctctctctctttctctctttgttcGCCTTGTTTCCTTCCGTTCGGCCGTGCAGCTACACACAGCTCGAACTGggactcatacacacacatgcatgcacacacatatgggGCAAGTCCTTTGGATTGCATGTGAAAGGCAGCcaagttgaaatattttgttaaatgttgCGTAGGTTTCCCAAAAGacaaaaagtatataatataatacacacactcacacatttaCATGTGTATCGATGGAGGAAGCGAGTTCAGGGTGACAGGGGAAGTCGATTGCAGATTGGGGAGATTGGGGACAAAGGCACAACAGGAAGCACGCATGTAAGCGGCATGATTTATATTGGAAAATTGAGGTTTATTCATAACTGTATTCATTTCTTAAATCGATATTCAATGGGTGACTGGGTCGACAGATCTAGGATAAGGCCCCGCTCCACTTAACAACAATTTAGTTAATTCCACACAAGTTGAgcttaattcaattcaaaaagcgcacaacgagaacaacaaggATAAGGCATGCATAAAGTACGTGCACACAATGAACAATGTGTCCGACACATAAAGCGAGAGGGAGAAACCCTTTTGAATACAATATGAAAATGGCCAAGAAATTGGCGTTTCATTTTACTTGCAGaccaattgaaattgcaatggcagcagcaaaagcagcagcggctAGAAGAAGGCAAACATGACGACAGTGACATCTAATATCCTTATTGTTGGCGCAAAGGCAAATTTATGGCCAACAAAGTACTtaactttagctttagcttcgAGTGTCTCTGCGTTGCTTTTGCTCTGCTTGCCTCACAATTTCCAACTTGGCTGACTGGCAAATGGTCGCCTTCAGTTACAGCAAATGCACTCGCAATCCTAATGAGGATGTGGTCGTTGGCGAAACTTAACTctcaacttgcaactggcaacttgcaacgagcaacttgcaacttgcaattCGCCACTCTCCATTCGCCATTCGCACGTTGCTACATGGCTGATCCTGAGTGCTCATGCTGTGACATTACCTCAGCAAGGTGTTTGGTTAATGGACTAATGGCTGCTTTGACTCCTACGGCTTAGTGGTAGGTCGAGTTGCAAACACGCAGAAAGACAGCCATGCAAATTGGTCATTATGGATAGTGTCAGGTGTCAACTACAAACAGGTGCCGCAATCTAGAAATCTGCTTTTGTAAACGTAACTATATcttaaatatatgttatacGTATGCaatgaattgaattataatGTTTGCTCGCCAATCGATTACAGTTCACTCTCTGAGCGCATTTTCTTGCTCCTACATTTGCATTACAAAGCTATGAAAAAGTACGAGTAGCCAGCCCACATCCTTGAAGGAACTTTATGGTTTCCGCTTGCAAACGCCACGACTATTCACAAGCATGACATAAAAAAATCAGGCTTTATTTTGTAAGTTAAAGAACACGTCAAATGGGCTTATACGTTATTTCTCCTAATACCTCGCCGAACAGCGTCGACTAAAGAGACCCTTAATTTGCtatcaaacaaatttataatgtagaaccaatttaaatttacgttaaacaaaaaaataatttgatgataatttgataatttaatgataaattcttattttcttaGTTCTTattagtaattaaattaaggCTAAAATTATGAGCAAAGCATTTATTgttgaaatacaatttgaaatatgtttgaATAGATTAAGTTGCagtggattttttttttcctatctacaaaatataattttgactTATATTTCGacatttattgttgttagtCTTCGCTTAATACTACACAATTCAGCTCACTCTCCTTGCATTTAATCCAGcaatatttttccttttaatgaCACACTATTACAAACGccactcttttgcttttgcacaTATTCAGAGGGttgtaaatcaattaaattattattcgtTCGGCAACACTAAAAGCAAATTGAGTGACCCTAAAGGAAAAATGTATATGATTGCATAAGGGGCTATTAACCTGACGcgttttaaaaatcaaaagtcCAATTGTACGCTGGCAACGGCAAGGGCCACGATAAAACCCTTTGATCTGTTGTTGGcaccaaagcagcagcagcagcaataacgtTGTCCTTggtgctcttgttgttgttgttgttgcttttgtttttgcctctTTTACAGcttatgaaatattatatataaatatatatgtatataaatattcgcACATATTAAAATTCATACCTACTGTACTGTTGTTGTAGGTCCTTTGTGCTGGCTGCCAAGTAATGGCTTTATGCGACAGAAACCAATTTATTCACCCTTCCTGTTCCTGTTTCAAATTACCCCGCAGGTAGAGTGAATTGCCCTCAAAAATGTGGGAGACAGCTGGGGGTGGCGACTATAACGGTTGTCGCCACTTTAAACCAGCCTTTGGCGTTGACAACTTAAAGTAGAACATCAGACGGCCTTGTGTCGCATTACAATTTTCATGGAATTTTGCGAAcagtttttattgatttgttttctaaTAACGTTATGgaatattcatataattttattatttggatatAAACAGTGATTGTTTTAGTAGCTGAGGGCATatgtacaataaatattttatttggaattcTGTTGAATATTTTAGATAAGGATTTAATAACTTGCCTAGATTACTTCAAAAAGTAGTAAGAAATCGCTAAATTTAGGAGATGCGTCAACTGTCCTTTTTGATGTATTTGTAATATAGAATTTATGAATacatgtatattattttttgaaacTATATATTGTAAGAAACCTAATTCTGTCACTTATCCATTCAACTCGTTggtcataaaataaatatagccTGCTTTTCTACGCAAATCCTTTCACTAAATAAACTAGTTTACAGCTCGTGTTAAAATCCTAATCAAATCACAAATAGGcaaatgttaaaattaaattgcctCTAAAACAAAAGGtgcaactgcaaaaatatCTTAAACGATGCTGTCAAACAGAGTGACACAtaaatttctcaaaatatatgaaaaaatatttgagatAACTTCACAGAATCGTAAACTTGGACAAACAGATGTATAAAAAGATGACGACACTAAAAACATATGCTGAATGGATAAACCAATTTCAGCACATTGCGATACGTGAAAATAAGAGCAAagatattaagtatacgtagcTCGTTTTTAGCAGCACTGTCAAAGAGACTGTCGGCAGCAGAAcggcaccagcagcagcatccgcGTATTATGTTCTCCCATTCGGCAATCTGTGCTGCGCTTTTTAGCGCACACGTTTCCCTTGAGCCGAATCCGAGAAGAGCAGAGTGAAGGCCGAAGCACTTGCAGCAACACTTGCCACAATTGGCATGTTGCTGCGGTTGTATCGTTGCGGGCTGCTGAGAAATGCATGTGAAGCCACAAAAACGCGGTAAAACGATTACCAAAAATGTGTGCAGCAAAACTGCCACAGCACTTGCAGATATGAGACAGCAAAAAGGTAAAACGAACAGCAagaatatgtacatatgtgacTGGAGCATATCTTTAAAAACAGCgctcttttgtttctttgatGGAGGAATTGGAAAATGAAAGGCAAACaagtgaaaatattattacagaCGCCCTCATAAATCAAATGACTTTTTATTTCCGTTTATTTTACAACAGGAAATCAGTCTTTAAGCTCACAAATAAAGCCAATTGATTAGATAATTGTTCCTTCATTAAGACCAATTGAATCAGAGCATTTAATACTTCATGGATGTGGCATTTTTCTTGTCAAATTCCTTAATAGAATTTCGTTTCGCTTCAGCACGTCTGGCAACCGCGAGGGAGGGGAGGGAAGGAAGTGCTGACCTGAACTGGGTCGGTTGTCGCCCGAGACACTTCAAGTGTAAATTTGAGTTCTTCGAGGCGTCTAAACAAGTTCAATCAATGATAAAACCGCACGCAcacttaaaaataccaaatgtttgacacactcacacacacacgcttgcTAGTTTTATTGCTTTTGATACTGTCAaagcaattgaattgaattgaattgagaaAAGCTGAAAAAGTAGGGGAATTGGAAACATGTTTCCACGCCAATCGTTGAGGATTTGAAAGGGCAGTCGAGTCACTGACTGAGTTCCTCGCTCAATGGCGTTCATTAGAACGCTTTAAGGCATTCAGTTGACCCTGACAATGATTTGCCCGACACCAAGTGTccactcctcctcctcctccccaaCACGCCCTCGCTGACAAATTGCGGCAGCAACATTCACCCCTAGAGAGTTCAAGGGggcattgccaaaaaaaactaaagtaaaaaagtaaaagtaaaagcaaatacGCGGAttgccataaaaaatgtatttcaatcTATTTTCTACTGTCTGTAGCTGCTCCTGTTGAGGATTTATGGCTTCTGCGGTTAAATACGCCAACGGCAGCATTGCAggcatccacacacacactcacacacacacccacattCATTTGAAAAAGGGTTCGATTTATGTGAATATATTTTAGGGACGCAACAAGTTCCTAACTAACCAAAAAAACTTCTAAACTGGCACCCAACCCGCGTCATTTACGGTTTATGGAGTGCGTTTAAGATAAACACTGACAGAGTTGCCATGAAATACGCGATaactttgttgtttatatattttcgtataaacggattttaattttaaatcaaacaaGTTGCAAAGCTAGAATCGAGTATGTTTGACCTTAAGTTACTCTGTagactttttatacccgcctTTGTGAATTGTAAAaggtatttaagaaataattttgtatggaaaaaaTAGCTGATGCAGTTGGATCTTTGTTGCTttagttgacaatctggtgtaTTTTGTGctcatttatattatatattttgaatgtaacagtatatcaatatatcaaatatagctcttattatattttagtactatTCGGcgcttttttctttataattttataaatgcaACATGTAAGTAATTAgcttataattcaatttaaaacacATTCAGGAATAAGTAAgctaattaatataatattattacgtattaacaaaatattaacttgtatttttgtatctgtatttttttatatatcacGCCGAAAGAATAAGGAGcctaaaatatgtataatacaTGGTTTAAATGCCAAATCATCACTGGCAAtcctaaatataatattttattttcctctTCTCTACAAGTACTTGGCTTAGTCTGAAGTAAAGTGAAATTCCTAGAGCACATCTTTCATAGCATCACATACGCCTTAACATACTTTTCATACTTGCGCGTCGGCGCTTGTTTAATATGCAACTatctttattgtttttaaagctTGCAGCATAAAAGAGAATGTTTAACCTGCTTAGTGGCGCAGAGTTTATAGTACAATTCATATGAGAGACTGGGGAAAGCATAAATTCATAAAGCTGCAAAACTGCGTGTCAAACACACAAGTACGTGTACTACTAGAGAGCACCCTCGACGTCAGATCCTTTAAACTGTAGTTTAACGAGCTGTTGCCATAACCCCAGTCACCTTACCACCTTCCCACCACCGCTCTCTCACCCCCTGCTCATCACTGTTTTTCCGGGCAAAACGCATTATATCTCTGGCAGTAGCAACTGACTCTAATGTGACGCTTATAAGTGCTGGGAGACGACATGTGCTGCAATGACtacaacgatgacgacgacgacgatgatgatgacgatgacgagaATTACAAAGTGcattttttatcattttctgACAACGAAAACTAACTCAACTTCCACAGGAATTCCGAAACATTTCAGTCcctttttatgcatatttccACAAAGCATATTCCGCTTAACGCATAAATTAGTTTACtcgtgtttttctttttttattgaaattgcatttacaatgaattttgaatttgaatttagttaACCAGCATTTAGGGCGCATTCAAATGCTGCAGACACTGCATAGCACTTAAATTAGTTTCCTTCGTcttgacagcagcagcgtcggCTTTCACTGTTGAGATCATTACATCATTGATGGCACCAGCCACATAATCCACATTGTTCGGCCTCAGGGCACCCACATTGATGCTTCCGGAATTTGGCACATAGATGTGGCGACTGCGTAGCTCCTTCAGTTGCGGCATCTTCAGATTTGTGTAGAGATGGGGACCCTGTTGGTCCTTCATTTGAGCCCAGTTGCCGGGCGTCCTAAGGATCTCTAGCTTATTGCTCAACGCTAAACGCATTTGTCGCATATTCTGATGTATATCCTTGAGCGTCAGAGCCCTGTTACGAAATAgttggcaaatatttatgtcACATTATTCAATGTAGATACTTAATGGGGTCTTAAAGAGGAAGTTACTTTAATGCAGGCACTTTCAACTTAATGCCACTTATAGAGGATTTATTAAGAATGCATGGCAAAGGGAGAGAAATCGATACAGAATTCTTAAGCGACTCAATTGATAAGCGATTTATATGTTTCATTCATTgaggcaaataaaatttagaaGTCAAAGTCGACATACGAAAAATTCAGCGCATAAGTTGGAATTAAATTATCATTAAACGTTTAATCATATGTAGTACATATGAATAAAAACCAATAATGAGAAAATAACTTGAAGAGAAGCTTACTTACTCTATAGTAAAAGACTTCCTTAGATTATAAAGCCAAAAAGTACAATATGAAATAATCTTTTCACAATTAAATGATTACATATAAGGGTAAATcagataataaaagaaattaattaaattcatattatatatgaaataaaatcgaaaagaaaacaactttaatcaacattttcaaaaatctATTGATGACAAGTTGCACTatatataattgataattaaaatagaaaacgaCTTAACTAGAGTAAATTTAAACATACTTACGAATGCTGTCTTAACTAAAAGCCCTACTTACCAATCTTGACGCAGTGTTGAGTTTGTCAGAACTTTGGACACCACACGACTTGCAAACACTGAAGAGCACTGTGCATTGTGCTCCAGTAAAGAGCTCTCCAGCTGATCCTTCACCGACTCCAAGTGCGTGGCATTGCTGACCACAGCCATCAGATGACCCAACGCCTCATctgtaaaatgtaatttaaactCCTGCCAAGACATCACACATTACTCTTCAACTTACCGTAGAGTCCAAAGTTCTGTACAAACGACTGCACACATAGTAAATCAAGGCCAAACTCGGCAAAGTAACGCACAGGCCACGTATCCTGGCTGGTATCACCGCTGGCCAAGCCATGGAACTCTAAATTGAAAACGGGAATCATTTTCTTGCACTTGACAATGTGAGCAATCAGTTTCCACTCATCGATGGTGGGCGACAAGCTGGTGGGATTCTGGGCACAGGCATCCATAACGATAACTGCGCCTTCCGGAGCAGTCATCAAGTCAGCAACCAGTCCATAAATGTTCAACTCGACCTTCTCCTCGCTGTAATACTGATAACTGTGGCAGGTGAAACCAGCTCGCTTGAAGATGGGCTCGAAATGCTCCGAGCAAGGACGAGCGAGGAGGCAGACATTGCACTTCATCTTATCGCGCAGAAAATGCGCCGCCAAACGCAGTGCATCTAAGCCGGAACGCGTTTGAATGCCGAGTACCTGAGAGAAGAAGgttaaaaatcgaataaaaagtttaatgaactgTCAACCTACACGCTGCTGAGTTATAGCTGATGCTGCCTTATTGAGGATCAGTTCGTTGGCAATCCGATTGAACTCGGGATTGCCAAGTGGCGGCAACGGTTCATGCGGCAAAGTGTCATCACAGATCACAGCAACTCTTGCCTTGCGCACTGCCTGAAATAAATACGGCTTGCCATTTGGACTGCGATAGTGATCGCCACAAAGATTGAGCTTAAGCGGACTCGTGTCCTGCTCGAATGCAGCTTCCACACTGGTTAAATCTTTGTCTTTGCAATTCTCAACACGAGCAAAGGGCACAAACAACGCTGTTGAAGAGCAGCGTGTGCTGCTCTTGGAAATGCCATGCTGAAGCAGACTGTGGGCCAGCGCAGAGATTGCGCTCATTGCTGGATAAAATAATGGCCAAAAATTTCGAAAtagaaaatacaatttcacttgaaatttaaaatcaaactAAAAAGTGTGAATAAGATTGAGTCTACTACTGAGCTAATCTCAAATAGCATTTCAATTACTCTATAGACAACACTTTGACACGGCGAAATTGTATGCtcgtaatttaatttaaattcgcTGCCAAAGGGAGGCGAACGAAAGCGAAGAAATGAAGAGTGGGGTTCACACACGCGCACTTCACTTAATCAAATGGCAGCAAGTGAAATTTCGCGCGCTCAaaaatttgttcatttcaCACACGCAGCGCGAAGAGAAAAGCCGAGGAAACTGACTAACTTCCTCCCTCCATTCTGTTCCTTTACGGTAGAAGTATGccgaaaaaaaagtatttgcaaCAGCAAACTAGCAGCAAAGGCATTTTAGCCGCCCTCTCGCAATAGTTTCAAGTGCCTCCGCTGCGCTGTGGATCCTTGGCAAACGCCGACGGCGCGCCGTGACGACGTCCT of Drosophila nasuta strain 15112-1781.00 chromosome 3, ASM2355853v1, whole genome shotgun sequence contains these proteins:
- the LOC132792598 gene encoding aspartate aminotransferase, cytoplasmic-like; the encoded protein is MSAISALAHSLLQHGISKSSTRCSSTALFVPFARVENCKDKDLTSVEAAFEQDTSPLKLNLCGDHYRSPNGKPYLFQAVRKARVAVICDDTLPHEPLPPLGNPEFNRIANELILNKAASAITQQRVLGIQTRSGLDALRLAAHFLRDKMKCNVCLLARPCSEHFEPIFKRAGFTCHSYQYYSEEKVELNIYGLVADLMTAPEGAVIVMDACAQNPTSLSPTIDEWKLIAHIVKCKKMIPVFNLEFHGLASGDTSQDTWPVRYFAEFGLDLLCVQSFVQNFGLYDEALGHLMAVVSNATHLESVKDQLESSLLEHNAQCSSVFASRVVSKVLTNSTLRQDWALTLKDIHQNMRQMRLALSNKLEILRTPGNWAQMKDQQGPHLYTNLKMPQLKELRSRHIYVPNSGSINVGALRPNNVDYVAGAINDVMISTVKADAAAVKTKETNLSAMQCLQHLNAP